Within Candidatus Polarisedimenticolia bacterium, the genomic segment GACGACATCGTGGACACGGCCGGGACCCTCACCGGCACCGTGAAAGCGCTCAAGCAGGAAGGGGCCAGGAAGATCTATGCCTGCTTCACGCATGCGGTCCTCTCCGGGCCGGCCCAGGAGCGCCTCAAGGCCTCCGAGCTGGAGAAGGTGGTCGTGACCAATACCATCCCCGTGGATGCGACGCGCCAGAGCGAAGGACGTGTCGAGGTGCTGTCGATCGCCTCTCTGCTGGGCGAGGCGATCAAGAGGATCCACAACAATTCATCGGTGAGCTCGCTGTTTGTTTGAAGGAGAAGGAATGGAAGAGATTGTGATCGATGTGACTCCGCGGACCGAGTTCGGGAAGAACCCCTCGCGCCGCCTGCGCCGCTCGGGGATGATCCCGGGAATCGTCTACGGCTCGCAGAAGCCTCCCGTGCCGATCTCGGTGGATCCCAAGCAGGTGGAGCGCATCCTGCACCTCGAGAGCGGCGTCAACACCATCTTCACGCTGCACCTGGTCGGCAAGGACCAGCGCCGCTACGCCATGATCAAGGACTTCCAGACCGACCCGGTGAGCAACCGGCTGCAGCACGCCGATTTCATCCGCATCCAGATGGACGAAGCGATCCAGGTGAACGTGCCGATCCAGACGGTGGGCGAGGCCCCCGGAGTGAAGCTCGATCTCGGCATCTTGGACATTCCGCTGCGCGAGATCCGGATCGAGTCGCTGCCGGCGGACATCCCGGACTACGTCCAGGCAGACATCTCGGCCCTGAAGATTGGCG encodes:
- a CDS encoding 50S ribosomal protein L25, which produces MEEIVIDVTPRTEFGKNPSRRLRRSGMIPGIVYGSQKPPVPISVDPKQVERILHLESGVNTIFTLHLVGKDQRRYAMIKDFQTDPVSNRLQHADFIRIQMDEAIQVNVPIQTVGEAPGVKLDLGILDIPLREIRIESLPADIPDYVQADISALKIGDNLRVADLKVPARVKVLTDPDQVVAVVTPPAKEEEAAAAPVAEVSEPEVIKKGKAATEEAEGASEAPAKPEKKESKKEG